The DNA window CTTAAGGGTGAGCAATATATGCCGATTCCAAAAAGTGCAAAAAATATTATTCGTTTTTCCTCTCATGAATTACTAAAAAGTACGGAACAGTTTAGTCGACGTTATCTGCGTAAAGTTCCGGATATTGGTAAAGTTATTAATATGTTTTATTCCGTTTTTGCACAAGATTATAAAGGTGATGTCAATATTGTACCGAACTTTACTTTTGTTAGTCCTGAAAAGCTCTTAGGTCATCTAACTTCGGATGAAATCAGGGAGCTAGTCGCAGAGGGGGAGCGCTCTACCTGGCCAGAATTAGAGCATATTAGAATTTGCTCGAACATTGCTAAAAAATTAGAACAAATAATGGATCATCACTCTGATCACGACATAAGACGCTTCTACAAGGTGAAACACCGAAAATTGGTACGCTCAAGGTCGACGAAGCGTTCATCCAAAGTAAATGACGATAGTTAATAGAAAGCCCGAAAAGACTACTTTCAAAAACGAAGTTAAGGTCAAGAACCTGATCTACGTCAAAGAATATATCAGTGCTAGGATTACGCTTTACGTTGTTTAAAAACAAACCTTAGTTGAGAGCAAGAGTTTTCAATAGTTCATATGAAAGCGATTGTTAACCATAGCTGATAGTCTTTTTCTCAAGAATACGTAAGTAAAGTAACTGTACTATCGACAAATGAACAAAGTGTTCCTTATTAAGGATTACTTCTATGGCATTTAAAACTCCATTAGAAATGTTGTATCACTGGCAAGATACCAGCCCTAACACTGTGTTTTTAAGACAGCCTGTTGATGGCGAGGTGCAAGAGTTCACGTGGCAAGATACAGCAGATCAAGTATATAGGGTTGCAGCAGGATTAATCGCATTGGATTTACCTCCGATGAGCAATATAGCGGTTTTATCAAAAAATTGTGCCCAATGGTTTATTACTGATTTAGCCATCATGTTGGCTGGTCATGTGTCCGTACCTATCTATTCAACCGCCGGTGAAAAAACAATTCGGTACGTTCTAGAACACGCACAATGCCCAGTGATTTTTATTGGAAAGTTAGATAAAACCGAAGAGCAAGTTGCCGCTATTCCAAAAGGTACTATAAAGTGGGCTTTTCCGTATCCCCATATTGAAGCTGATAAACAGTGGCAAGAGCTGCTTGTAAATGAGCCTTATACAAAAAGAATGATACCCGATTGGAAGACAGTGATGACAATTGTCTATACTTCTGGGTGCACTGGCACTCCAAAAGGAGTGGTTCATAATTATGAATCTATCTGTTGGGCTGCTCATGGATCATTATACGAATTTGGGTTAGGGCCGCAAGACCGTATGTTGAGTTATCTCCCTTTGGCGCACATTACCGAGCGGGTTTTGGTAGAGTTAGCCAGTTATTATTCTGGCATGCGTATTGATTTTGTCGAGTCATTGGAAACTTTCTCCAGAGACATTAGGAACACTCAACCCACTTTATTTATCTCTGTCCCGAGGTTGTGGACAAGATTTCAAATGGGCATATTGGCCAATATCCCTCAAAAGAAACTTGATTTTTTACTTCGTATTCCTATCGTAAACACATTTATATCAAGAAAAATCCGCAGTAAACTTGGATTGCAAAAGGCGCGTCTATGCGCGAGTGGCTCAGCACCTATAGCTGAAGCAACACTGCATTGGTTTCATCGTTTAGGGGTGAATATTTCTGAAGGCTGGGGGATGACCGAGAACTGCGCCTATGGTACCTGTTGCGTACCATTTCGGGTTGATAAAATAGGCAGTATTGGGCGTGCTTATAAAGGAGTTGATATCCGTATCAGTGGCGAAGGGGAAATTCTGGTGAAAGGCAAGTGCAATATGAAGGAGTATTATTTAGAACCAAAAAAAACACTCGATGCATTCACTGATGACGGGTATTTGAAATCTGGCGACAAGGGTTCTGTAGATGAAGATGGTTATTTTAGAATTAGCGGGCGCTTGAAGGAGATATTTAAAACCTCAAAAGGAAAATATATTGCTCCTGTGCCAATTGAATCAAAACTTATGGTTAACTCTTTGATTGAACAAGTTTGTGTCACAGGGGCCAAACTCAAACAACCAGTTGCTTTGGTCGTATTATCCGAAGAAGCTCGGAATGAGCCTCTTGAAAAAGTTAAGAGTAGCCTACTCGCAACTTTTGAGGAGGTTAATGCTAGCTTAGAAAGTCATGCAGTGTTAGACCACCTTGTTATTGTAAAGGACGCCTGGACGGTTGAAAATAACTTGCTGACACCCACGCTCAAGATTAAGCGTAATGTATTGGAAGAAAAGTACGAAACCTTAATAAATAAAGTATACACAGAAAAAATTGTGTACCAATGAACAGAAAATAACAAGCAGGCGATAATCGCTCAAATTCCTTCCTTCACGATTTACATCCATTTCTAGCCAAAAAGAAGCAGTTCAGGATTAATTTCTACCCAGTTCTTCATGCGATGTCACCCAGTCCAAGGATGAAATAGCAGATGCTAGCGATATCTCGCCAGCGAGGACAACAGAAGCGACTATTTCAGCAAATTTCAATGCTTTTCCCGGGCCATAGCAATGTAACATTTCCAAACATTCCTTCTGCGTCCCTAAGCCCGTGCCACCACCACACGTTGCTATGATTAATGAGGGGAGGGTTATTGAAAGATATAAGTCTCCTTCATCATTAATTTCTGAATAAATAATCCCAGCTGACGATTCAGATACGTTAGCGACATCTTGGCCCGTGGCGATAAACATTGCTGTAATACCGTTTGCAGAGTGCAACCCTGTGTTATTGGCGCCGGCTAAAAATGCGCCAATAGAGGCGGCTCGTTGATGCTGTCCAATTTGTGTCGGTTCTACTCGCATAACTTCAATTAAATCACTTTTTTTGATAGTGACTTCGGCCGTCACTCTTTTTCCGCGTGTATGTAGAATGTTGATAAATGAGGATTTTTTATCAGTCGCCATATTCGATTCGAGGAAAAAGTTTTTGATACCCGGATATTGCTCAATTATCCAACCGCAGGCAAAATAAGTGGCTCGCCCCACCATATTCTGACCTCCTGCATCACCGGTGGTAAAGTTAAAGCGTAAAAACGCAAATTTGTTGGCTTTGTAACTTTCAATGTTACGCAGTTTTACATG is part of the Glaciecola nitratireducens FR1064 genome and encodes:
- a CDS encoding hydroxymethylglutaryl-CoA reductase, whose product is MNQIPRNAENDFHPDIIKKRQEYVSGITDTTPQNLFNFDADLASLSGNIEHFCGMAQIPIGIAGPIKVNGEHAQGEFLIPLATTEGTLVASYNRGIKLLNQSGGVKATVVDDAMQRAPVFVFDDAREARDFDRWVTDNIDGIRQQAEATDPHVKLRNIESYKANKFAFLRFNFTTGDAGGQNMVGRATYFACGWIIEQYPGIKNFFLESNMATDKKSSFINILHTRGKRVTAEVTIKKSDLIEVMRVEPTQIGQHQRAASIGAFLAGANNTGLHSANGITAMFIATGQDVANVSESSAGIIYSEINDEGDLYLSITLPSLIIATCGGGTGLGTQKECLEMLHCYGPGKALKFAEIVASVVLAGEISLASAISSLDWVTSHEELGRN
- a CDS encoding AMP-binding protein, producing the protein MAFKTPLEMLYHWQDTSPNTVFLRQPVDGEVQEFTWQDTADQVYRVAAGLIALDLPPMSNIAVLSKNCAQWFITDLAIMLAGHVSVPIYSTAGEKTIRYVLEHAQCPVIFIGKLDKTEEQVAAIPKGTIKWAFPYPHIEADKQWQELLVNEPYTKRMIPDWKTVMTIVYTSGCTGTPKGVVHNYESICWAAHGSLYEFGLGPQDRMLSYLPLAHITERVLVELASYYSGMRIDFVESLETFSRDIRNTQPTLFISVPRLWTRFQMGILANIPQKKLDFLLRIPIVNTFISRKIRSKLGLQKARLCASGSAPIAEATLHWFHRLGVNISEGWGMTENCAYGTCCVPFRVDKIGSIGRAYKGVDIRISGEGEILVKGKCNMKEYYLEPKKTLDAFTDDGYLKSGDKGSVDEDGYFRISGRLKEIFKTSKGKYIAPVPIESKLMVNSLIEQVCVTGAKLKQPVALVVLSEEARNEPLEKVKSSLLATFEEVNASLESHAVLDHLVIVKDAWTVENNLLTPTLKIKRNVLEEKYETLINKVYTEKIVYQ